A window of Tautonia plasticadhaerens contains these coding sequences:
- a CDS encoding bifunctional nuclease family protein: MALSRIIISETGEQQIIYLKEVGGERTFPIVIGIFEATSIDRRVRGIVPPRPLTHDLLARAVEQLGGEIQDIYINDLRDHTYFAQLRIRHDGELIEVDSRPSDAIAVAVTVDAPIYVSEEVIEEAGR, translated from the coding sequence ATGGCGCTGTCGCGCATCATCATCAGCGAGACGGGCGAGCAGCAGATCATCTACCTCAAGGAGGTGGGCGGCGAGCGCACCTTCCCGATCGTCATCGGCATCTTCGAGGCCACCAGCATCGACCGCCGGGTCCGGGGGATCGTCCCGCCCCGCCCCCTGACGCACGACCTGCTGGCCCGGGCCGTCGAGCAGCTCGGCGGCGAGATCCAGGACATCTACATCAACGACCTCCGCGACCACACCTATTTCGCCCAGCTCCGGATCCGCCACGACGGCGAGCTGATCGAGGTCGACAGCCGCCCCAGCGACGCCATCGCCGTGGCCGTGACCGTGGACGCCCCGATCTACGTCTCCGAGGAGGTCATCGAGGAGGCCGGCCGCTGA
- a CDS encoding DUF1501 domain-containing protein: protein MQFGHRHPFGVVRREFLQVGFSGFVGLGLPGLLAARSRAGEAGPGAGGPGPRRAKGVILVFQTGGPSHHETFDPKPEAPAEIRGEYGTIGTSVPGVRFAEHIPMLAGRADRLAVVRTMSHKHNNHLNATHWVMTGQEQPGAFFDKVASRTDYPCYASAMSYLRPREDGLPGGVMLPTYLMEGPLTWPGQHAGFLGPKFDPWQLTQDPNREDFEVENLALPEGFSVERLGGRRALAEAIASQGEAWQARAQSESFSKQRQQAYSMLSSGEVGRAFDLDEEPEHLRDRYGRHMFGQSLLLSRRLIEAGIPIVQVNLGRVQTWDSHADIFRRLREDLLPPTDRGVSALIDDLEARGLLDETLVVLAGEFGRTPKLSTLPGQTIVGRDHWPQVFSAAFAGAGVRGGQVIGRSDKSGAYPATRAFSPADLAATIYRALGIDGQAEVVDMLGRPIRLVTGSPIEELYTGEAV, encoded by the coding sequence ATGCAATTCGGGCATCGTCACCCGTTCGGGGTCGTCCGCCGGGAGTTCCTCCAGGTCGGGTTCTCGGGGTTCGTCGGCCTGGGGTTGCCCGGCCTGCTGGCGGCGCGGTCGAGGGCGGGCGAGGCGGGGCCGGGGGCCGGGGGCCCGGGCCCGAGGCGGGCGAAGGGGGTGATCCTCGTCTTCCAGACCGGGGGGCCGAGCCACCACGAGACGTTCGACCCCAAGCCCGAGGCGCCCGCGGAGATCCGGGGCGAGTACGGGACGATCGGGACGAGCGTGCCGGGGGTCCGGTTCGCCGAGCACATCCCGATGCTCGCCGGGCGGGCGGACCGGCTCGCCGTCGTCCGGACGATGTCCCATAAGCACAACAACCACCTGAACGCGACGCACTGGGTGATGACCGGGCAGGAGCAGCCGGGGGCCTTCTTCGACAAGGTCGCCTCCCGGACCGATTACCCCTGCTACGCCTCGGCGATGTCGTACCTGAGGCCCCGCGAGGACGGCCTGCCGGGCGGCGTGATGCTGCCGACCTACCTGATGGAAGGCCCGCTCACCTGGCCGGGCCAGCACGCCGGGTTCCTCGGGCCGAAGTTCGACCCCTGGCAGCTCACCCAGGATCCCAACCGCGAGGACTTCGAGGTCGAGAACCTGGCCCTGCCCGAGGGGTTCAGCGTCGAGCGGCTGGGGGGCCGCCGGGCCCTGGCCGAGGCGATCGCCTCGCAAGGGGAGGCCTGGCAGGCGAGGGCGCAGTCGGAGTCGTTCTCGAAGCAGCGGCAGCAGGCGTACTCGATGCTCTCCAGCGGCGAGGTCGGCCGGGCCTTCGACCTGGACGAGGAGCCGGAGCACCTCCGGGACCGCTACGGCCGCCACATGTTCGGCCAGTCGCTGCTGCTCTCCCGGCGGCTGATCGAGGCGGGGATCCCGATCGTCCAGGTGAACCTGGGGCGCGTGCAGACCTGGGACTCGCACGCCGACATCTTCCGACGCCTGCGGGAGGACCTGCTGCCGCCGACCGACCGGGGCGTCTCGGCCCTGATCGACGACCTGGAGGCCCGGGGCCTGCTCGACGAGACGCTCGTGGTCCTGGCCGGGGAGTTCGGCCGGACGCCGAAGCTGTCGACCCTGCCCGGGCAGACGATCGTGGGGCGCGACCACTGGCCCCAGGTCTTCTCGGCCGCCTTCGCCGGCGCGGGGGTCCGGGGAGGCCAGGTCATCGGCCGGTCGGACAAATCGGGCGCCTACCCGGCCACCCGGGCGTTCTCCCCGGCGGATCTGGCGGCGACGATCTACCGGGCGCTCGGCATCGACGGCCAGGCCGAGGTCGTCGACATGCTCGGCCGGCCGATCCGGCTGGTGACCGGCTCGCCGATCGAGGAGCTGTACACCGGGGAGGCAGTCTGA
- a CDS encoding metallophosphoesterase family protein — MPTTGPGSGDERSGRLLALGDVHGCLAALDAVVEAAGVGPGDTLVTLGDYVDRGPDSRGVVDRLIDLGSRCRLVPLRGNHDLMFSQALELFDEAPGVFAEPWSVPGLSTWLGCGGLQTIDSYGGLDAVPPEHVEFLDRLSDWYETDRLIFAHACYEPGLPMASQPLDLLHWTSLRDYEPGPHRSGKPVILGHTAQRDGEVLDLGHLLCIDTCCYGGGWLTLLDLHTGRTWQADLRGTLRDHPPG, encoded by the coding sequence ATGCCAACAACGGGACCGGGATCGGGAGACGAGCGGTCGGGGCGCCTGCTGGCCCTCGGCGACGTGCACGGCTGCCTCGCCGCGCTCGACGCGGTGGTGGAGGCGGCGGGCGTGGGGCCGGGGGACACGCTGGTGACGCTGGGGGACTACGTCGACCGGGGCCCGGACAGCCGGGGGGTGGTCGACCGCCTGATCGACCTGGGGTCGCGCTGCCGGCTCGTCCCGCTGCGGGGCAACCACGACCTGATGTTCTCCCAGGCCCTGGAGCTGTTCGACGAGGCCCCCGGGGTGTTCGCCGAGCCGTGGTCGGTGCCGGGGCTGTCCACCTGGCTCGGCTGCGGGGGCCTGCAGACGATCGACTCCTACGGCGGGCTCGACGCGGTGCCCCCCGAGCACGTCGAGTTCCTCGACCGGCTCTCCGACTGGTACGAGACCGACCGCCTCATCTTCGCCCACGCCTGCTACGAACCCGGTTTGCCGATGGCCTCCCAGCCGCTGGACCTGCTGCACTGGACCTCGCTGCGGGACTACGAGCCCGGCCCCCACCGATCGGGCAAGCCGGTCATCCTCGGCCACACCGCCCAGCGCGACGGCGAGGTCCTCGACCTGGGGCACTTGCTCTGCATCGACACCTGCTGCTACGGCGGCGGCTGGCTCACCCTGCTCGACCTGCACACCGGCCGCACCTGGCAGGCCGACCTGCGGGGGACGCTCCGCGACCACCCGCCCGGCTGA
- a CDS encoding valine--tRNA ligase: MSIAEQLPKQYDPQDAQARWYPFWVDRGYFHADPGRSAKPYAIVIPPPNVTGALHLGHALNNTLQDVLIRWRRMQGYDALWMPGTDHAGIATQAVVEKRLFTEEKKTRHDIGREALVNRIWAWKHEYEARILGQLRLMGCSCDWDRTRFTLDDMCARAVRVTFFNLFKAGKIFRGKRLVNWDTQLRTAVADDEIEYKDTEGHLWTIRYPVTGSDSESLQVSTTRPETMLGDTAVAVHPGDDRYKHLIGRTVDLPLTGMQIPIIADPILVDPKFGTGCVKVTPAHDPNDYQTGLRHGLPMVNLLNPDGTYNENANAYAGLDRREVRKRVVADLEAQGLLVKVEPYTNRVGYSDRSKTPIEPYLSDQWFVRMGDGEDGSPGFAQQAMDAVTSGRLKIHPERYAKSYLDWLGEKRDWCISRQLWWGHRIPIWHVGGTATCSEVDLKRAFAGRDDVTWRESESGGWLICALNDLDPKQLPGFAFQDLEQDPDVLDTWFSSALWPHSTLGWPEQTPELAKYYPTNVLSTARDIITLWVARMVIFGQFNMGDVPFKDVYIHPVIQDGDGKRMSKSAGNGVDPVDIIELYGADALRFTLASSATETQDLRMPVEPTMLPDGRTVNTSKKFEEGRTFPNKFWNASRFAMINLEGYDPEFLPGELQGTGPVDLWILGGLARTTREVTRAFESFQFAEASRILRDFTWNDFCDWYVELAKRPLRSEDAVTRQTTQHVLVTALDTLCRLLHPIIPFVTEQVWQALNQVAPRRKDPVALAAEPAAESVCVAPWPTFPDSWGWPQSDEWVAQLREKVTALRNLRADRNVPASAKIAPTIVASGRTAMILGPFTTDIMALTGAESLRIVEAFEKPGNAAVAVLPDAEIVLPMEGLIDPKVEVEKLAKSKLDLEKQLGGVRAKLGNASFVERAPAEVVRQQRDRLAELEAQHAAVASRLAELGG, encoded by the coding sequence ATGAGCATCGCCGAGCAGCTCCCCAAGCAGTACGACCCCCAGGACGCCCAGGCCCGCTGGTATCCCTTCTGGGTCGATCGCGGCTACTTCCACGCCGACCCGGGCCGATCGGCGAAGCCCTACGCCATCGTCATCCCGCCGCCGAACGTCACCGGGGCCCTGCACCTGGGGCACGCCCTGAACAACACGCTCCAGGACGTCCTCATCCGATGGCGTCGGATGCAGGGGTACGACGCCCTCTGGATGCCCGGCACCGACCACGCCGGCATCGCCACCCAGGCGGTCGTCGAGAAGCGGCTCTTCACCGAGGAGAAGAAGACCCGGCACGACATCGGCCGGGAGGCGCTGGTCAACCGCATCTGGGCCTGGAAGCACGAGTACGAGGCCCGGATCCTCGGCCAGCTCCGCCTGATGGGCTGCTCCTGCGACTGGGACCGGACCCGGTTCACCCTCGACGACATGTGCGCCCGGGCCGTCCGCGTCACCTTCTTCAACCTCTTCAAGGCGGGGAAGATCTTCCGGGGCAAGCGGCTGGTGAACTGGGACACCCAGCTCCGGACGGCGGTGGCCGACGACGAGATCGAGTACAAGGACACCGAGGGCCACCTCTGGACGATCCGGTACCCCGTCACCGGGTCCGACTCCGAATCCCTCCAGGTCTCCACCACCCGGCCCGAGACGATGCTCGGCGACACCGCCGTCGCCGTCCACCCGGGAGACGATCGCTACAAGCACCTGATCGGCCGGACGGTCGACCTGCCCCTGACCGGGATGCAGATCCCGATCATCGCCGACCCGATCCTGGTCGACCCCAAGTTCGGCACCGGCTGCGTGAAGGTCACCCCCGCGCACGACCCGAACGACTACCAGACCGGCCTGCGGCACGGCCTGCCGATGGTCAACCTGCTGAACCCCGACGGCACCTACAACGAGAACGCCAACGCCTACGCCGGCCTCGACCGCCGGGAGGTCCGCAAGCGCGTCGTCGCCGACCTGGAGGCGCAGGGGCTCCTCGTCAAGGTCGAGCCCTACACCAACCGCGTCGGCTACTCCGACCGCTCCAAGACCCCGATCGAGCCGTACCTCTCCGACCAGTGGTTCGTCCGGATGGGGGACGGCGAGGACGGCTCACCCGGCTTCGCCCAGCAGGCGATGGACGCCGTGACCTCCGGCCGGCTGAAGATCCACCCCGAGCGCTATGCCAAGAGCTACCTCGACTGGCTCGGCGAGAAGCGAGACTGGTGCATCAGCCGGCAACTGTGGTGGGGCCACCGGATCCCCATCTGGCACGTCGGGGGCACCGCCACCTGTTCCGAGGTGGACCTGAAGCGTGCCTTCGCCGGCCGGGACGACGTGACCTGGCGCGAGTCCGAGTCCGGCGGCTGGCTCATCTGCGCGCTGAACGACCTGGACCCGAAGCAGTTGCCCGGCTTCGCCTTCCAGGACCTGGAGCAGGACCCCGACGTCCTCGACACCTGGTTCAGCTCCGCCCTCTGGCCGCACTCGACGCTCGGCTGGCCCGAGCAGACGCCCGAGCTGGCGAAGTACTACCCGACGAACGTCCTGTCGACGGCCCGGGACATCATCACCCTCTGGGTCGCCCGGATGGTCATCTTCGGCCAGTTCAACATGGGCGACGTGCCGTTCAAGGACGTCTATATCCACCCGGTCATCCAGGACGGCGACGGCAAGCGGATGTCCAAGTCGGCCGGCAACGGCGTCGACCCGGTCGACATCATCGAGCTGTACGGGGCCGACGCCCTCCGGTTCACCCTCGCCTCCTCGGCCACCGAGACGCAGGACCTGCGGATGCCGGTCGAGCCGACGATGCTGCCCGACGGCCGCACGGTCAACACCTCCAAGAAGTTCGAGGAGGGCCGCACCTTCCCGAACAAGTTCTGGAACGCCTCCCGGTTCGCGATGATCAACCTGGAGGGATATGACCCCGAGTTCCTCCCGGGGGAGTTGCAGGGCACCGGCCCGGTGGACCTCTGGATCCTCGGCGGCCTGGCCCGGACCACCCGGGAGGTGACCCGGGCCTTCGAGTCCTTCCAGTTCGCCGAGGCCTCCCGGATCCTCCGGGACTTCACCTGGAACGACTTCTGCGACTGGTACGTCGAGCTGGCCAAGCGCCCCCTCCGCTCGGAGGACGCCGTCACCCGGCAGACGACCCAGCACGTCCTGGTCACCGCGCTGGACACCCTCTGCCGCCTGCTCCACCCGATCATCCCGTTCGTCACCGAGCAGGTCTGGCAGGCCCTCAACCAGGTCGCCCCGAGGCGCAAGGACCCGGTCGCCCTGGCCGCCGAGCCCGCCGCCGAGAGCGTCTGCGTCGCCCCCTGGCCGACCTTCCCCGACTCCTGGGGTTGGCCCCAGTCCGACGAGTGGGTCGCCCAGCTCCGGGAGAAGGTCACGGCCCTGCGCAACCTCCGGGCCGACCGCAACGTGCCCGCCTCGGCCAAGATCGCGCCGACGATCGTCGCCTCGGGCCGGACCGCGATGATCCTCGGCCCCTTCACCACCGACATCATGGCCCTCACCGGCGCCGAGTCGCTGCGGATCGTCGAGGCCTTCGAGAAGCCGGGCAACGCCGCCGTCGCCGTGCTGCCCGACGCCGAGATCGTCCTGCCGATGGAGGGGCTGATCGACCCGAAGGTGGAGGTCGAGAAGCTGGCCAAGTCGAAGCTCGACCTGGAGAAGCAGCTCGGCGGCGTGAGGGCGAAGCTGGGCAACGCCTCGTTCGTCGAGCGGGCCCCGGCCGAGGTCGTCCGGCAGCAGCGCGACCGCCTCGCCGAGCTGGAGGCGCAGCACGCGGCGGTCGCCTCCCGGCTGGCCGAGCTGGGCGGCTGA
- a CDS encoding GNAT family N-acetyltransferase codes for MVRIRPYRPEDAPALLDLFRDTIRRVNARDYGPEQIRAWASDEIDPGAWASRFSGRFVAVAEVEGRLAGFAELEPDGHIDRFYVSADHQGMGVGSGLMEVVEEEARRLGIAELSAEASLTARPFFERRGFEVRSPQEVVLRGVSFRNFRMSKRPEG; via the coding sequence ATGGTCCGGATCCGACCGTACCGCCCGGAAGACGCCCCGGCGTTGCTGGACCTGTTCCGAGACACGATCCGTCGGGTCAACGCCAGGGATTACGGCCCCGAACAGATCCGGGCCTGGGCCTCGGACGAGATCGACCCGGGGGCCTGGGCCTCCCGGTTCTCGGGCCGGTTCGTGGCGGTCGCCGAGGTCGAGGGGAGGCTCGCCGGCTTCGCCGAGCTGGAGCCCGACGGCCACATCGACCGGTTCTACGTCTCGGCGGATCACCAGGGGATGGGGGTCGGCTCCGGGCTGATGGAGGTGGTCGAGGAGGAGGCCCGCCGCCTCGGGATCGCCGAGTTGTCCGCCGAGGCGAGCCTCACGGCCCGGCCCTTCTTCGAGCGGAGAGGCTTCGAGGTGCGGTCGCCCCAGGAGGTGGTCCTCCGGGGCGTCTCGTTCCGGAACTTCCGGATGTCGAAGCGGCCGGAGGGGTGA
- a CDS encoding sigma 54-interacting transcriptional regulator, which yields MTDESGPDRPGRRPPLPDLSHRSAVIVATLGVLVYSAAVLWVVATSGDVGIRCVFGTAQKEQIGQEEYDWYDAERGPGAHLAPGIGDQLTRIASADGSWSFDIEQGDYTAVIRAQRRIGESARGREVRVDWIPAGGPIDGEPVRAVAKVRSRPIATYVWSFVWLALELVLFGIGGIVSWRRPNDRAARVFFWLCVVTVGAYMGGYHWSEIVINRPLIFGFVPMAMAVPIVSLHFYLVFPRPSPLMLLHRRRVLAWLYGVPVACVAILWAAMVWLSFSGEAGGVSGPPGAAVVGRRLMAQGIIKWVALGYVAYSVAIFALCIACLIYSDRRARNRAERNQVRWILLASLVSTVLIGYLMLMTWEDTAVLGLDSAAWPMYVVSLLYTSAYAVSITRYKLMQAEEIFHRSVRYLLVSLGLSLLYSLVLVVGAVAVGYSLQDDQTSREATVVMITALVILVLSGAVRRRFEQAIDRRFFREKSKFDQAMRKMSQAVDRLVDRRTLGRRLLEAAAEVLGLDWGAIYLREAPGRPLTAVASLGPEPEQATLPDDGPIVRRLRSRPTLRLPGTMGRAPVDPIADALIALGGEVAAALSSDGELAGVLILGPKRNGMPYDDEELVFLAALASVAVLALHSASIHRTLEELNRELRDKVEKIAEQQRRILILQDQLMGGHGAASGVDRPPAPVGPPAPEPDPEALERIRGTSPAIRRVLETVRKAAASPSAVLILGESGTGKELIAEAIHAASPRSGGPFIKVHCASLAPGLLESELFGHVKGAFTGADRDRVGRFQQAHGGTLLLDEIGDVGLDVQTKLLRVLQTKTFERVGSSQPITVDVRIVAATHRDLPAMIRSGRFREDLYYRLNVISIVSPPLRVRRDDVFELAVTFLRRFAERSGKPITLLEDDAIEALTAYDWPGNVRELENVIERAVVLAEGPSITRDDLPPDLFGPSSAYRLRRRAAAAAPGGRRGRPRRLASPAGWDAPGPDPADPELDAFERHQLRDALAEARGNKSEAARLLGLPRSTLVSKLKKHDLMDPDGG from the coding sequence ATGACCGACGAGTCGGGGCCCGACCGGCCCGGACGCCGACCTCCGTTGCCGGACCTCTCGCACCGGTCCGCGGTGATCGTGGCGACGCTCGGCGTGCTGGTTTACTCCGCGGCGGTGCTCTGGGTCGTGGCGACCTCCGGGGACGTCGGCATCCGATGCGTCTTCGGCACGGCGCAGAAGGAACAGATCGGGCAGGAGGAGTATGACTGGTACGACGCCGAGCGGGGGCCGGGGGCCCACCTGGCCCCCGGCATCGGCGACCAGTTGACCCGGATCGCCTCGGCCGACGGCTCCTGGAGCTTCGACATCGAGCAGGGGGACTACACGGCCGTCATCCGGGCCCAGCGTCGGATCGGGGAGTCGGCCCGGGGCCGGGAGGTCCGGGTCGACTGGATCCCGGCCGGGGGGCCGATCGATGGGGAGCCGGTCCGGGCCGTCGCCAAGGTGCGGTCCCGGCCGATCGCCACCTACGTCTGGTCGTTCGTCTGGCTGGCGCTGGAGCTGGTGCTCTTCGGTATCGGGGGGATCGTCTCGTGGCGGAGGCCCAACGACCGGGCGGCCCGGGTCTTCTTCTGGCTCTGCGTGGTGACCGTCGGCGCCTACATGGGCGGCTACCACTGGTCGGAGATCGTCATCAACCGCCCGCTCATCTTCGGCTTCGTGCCGATGGCGATGGCGGTGCCGATCGTCAGCCTGCACTTCTACCTCGTCTTCCCCCGCCCCAGCCCGCTGATGCTGCTGCACCGCCGTCGGGTGCTGGCCTGGCTCTACGGCGTGCCGGTCGCCTGCGTGGCGATACTCTGGGCGGCGATGGTCTGGCTCTCGTTCTCGGGGGAGGCCGGCGGCGTCTCCGGCCCCCCGGGCGCGGCGGTGGTGGGCCGTCGGCTGATGGCGCAGGGGATCATCAAGTGGGTGGCCCTGGGCTACGTCGCCTACTCGGTGGCGATCTTCGCCCTCTGCATCGCCTGCCTGATCTACAGCGACCGCCGGGCCCGCAACCGGGCCGAGCGCAACCAGGTGCGCTGGATCCTGCTGGCCTCGCTCGTCTCGACCGTCCTGATCGGCTACCTGATGCTGATGACCTGGGAGGACACCGCCGTCCTCGGGCTCGACAGCGCCGCCTGGCCCATGTACGTCGTGAGCCTGCTCTATACGTCCGCCTACGCGGTGAGCATCACCCGGTATAAGCTGATGCAGGCGGAGGAGATCTTCCACCGGAGCGTCCGCTACCTGCTGGTCAGCCTCGGCCTGAGCCTGCTCTACTCGCTCGTCCTGGTGGTGGGGGCCGTGGCGGTGGGGTACTCGCTGCAGGACGACCAGACCAGCCGGGAGGCGACGGTGGTGATGATCACCGCCCTGGTGATCCTCGTCCTCTCGGGGGCCGTCCGGCGGCGGTTCGAGCAGGCGATCGACCGCCGCTTCTTCCGCGAGAAGTCCAAGTTCGACCAGGCGATGCGGAAGATGAGCCAGGCGGTCGACCGCCTGGTCGACCGCCGGACCCTGGGCCGCCGGCTGCTGGAGGCGGCCGCCGAGGTCCTCGGCCTGGACTGGGGGGCGATCTACCTCCGCGAGGCCCCCGGCCGGCCGCTGACGGCCGTCGCCAGCCTCGGGCCCGAGCCGGAGCAGGCGACCCTGCCCGACGACGGCCCGATCGTCCGTCGCCTGCGGTCCCGGCCCACCCTCCGGCTGCCCGGCACGATGGGCCGGGCCCCCGTCGACCCGATCGCCGACGCCCTGATCGCCCTCGGCGGCGAGGTCGCCGCGGCCCTCTCCTCCGACGGCGAGCTGGCCGGCGTCCTCATCCTCGGGCCGAAGCGCAACGGCATGCCCTACGACGACGAGGAGCTGGTCTTCCTCGCCGCCCTGGCCTCGGTCGCCGTGCTGGCCCTGCACTCGGCCTCGATCCACCGGACACTGGAGGAGCTGAACCGGGAGCTGCGCGACAAGGTCGAGAAGATCGCCGAGCAGCAGCGGCGGATCCTCATCCTCCAGGACCAGCTCATGGGGGGTCACGGCGCCGCCTCCGGTGTCGACCGCCCGCCCGCCCCGGTCGGCCCACCGGCCCCGGAGCCGGACCCCGAGGCCCTGGAGCGGATCCGGGGGACGAGCCCCGCCATCCGTCGCGTCCTGGAGACCGTCCGCAAGGCCGCCGCCAGCCCGTCGGCCGTGCTGATCCTGGGGGAGAGCGGCACGGGCAAGGAGCTGATCGCCGAGGCGATCCACGCCGCCAGCCCCCGGTCCGGCGGGCCCTTCATCAAGGTCCACTGCGCCTCACTGGCCCCGGGGCTGCTCGAATCCGAGCTGTTCGGGCACGTCAAGGGGGCCTTCACCGGCGCCGACCGCGACCGGGTCGGCCGCTTCCAGCAGGCCCACGGCGGCACCCTCCTGCTCGACGAGATCGGCGACGTGGGCCTCGACGTGCAGACCAAGCTGCTCCGCGTCCTGCAGACCAAGACCTTCGAGCGCGTGGGCAGCTCGCAGCCGATCACCGTCGACGTCCGGATCGTCGCCGCCACCCACCGGGACCTGCCGGCGATGATCCGATCCGGCCGGTTCCGGGAGGACCTCTACTACCGCCTCAACGTCATCAGCATCGTCTCCCCCCCGCTCCGGGTCCGCCGCGACGACGTCTTCGAGCTGGCCGTCACCTTCCTCCGGCGCTTCGCCGAGCGCTCCGGCAAGCCGATCACCCTGCTCGAGGACGACGCCATCGAGGCCCTGACCGCCTACGACTGGCCCGGCAACGTCCGCGAACTGGAGAACGTGATCGAGCGTGCCGTCGTCCTGGCCGAGGGCCCGTCGATCACCCGGGACGACCTGCCCCCCGACCTGTTCGGCCCCTCCTCGGCCTACCGGCTCCGGCGTCGGGCGGCCGCCGCCGCCCCCGGGGGCCGCCGGGGGCGTCCCCGGCGCCTCGCCTCCCCCGCCGGCTGGGACGCCCCGGGCCCCGACCCGGCCGACCCCGAGCTCGACGCCTTCGAACGCCACCAGCTCCGGGACGCCCTCGCCGAGGCCCGGGGCAACAAGAGCGAGGCCGCCCGCCTGCTCGGCCTGCCCCGCAGCACCCTCGTCAGCAAGCTCAAGAAGCACGACCTGATGGACCCCGACGGCGGATGA
- a CDS encoding polysaccharide deacetylase family protein, with product MPLPLRKGEFQQDFDVIILQMLLNIEGSPARRLKPDGHFGDGTLEAVIKFQKALSPPVPLETLGIVDERTWRELQAKVGSPRIALTFDDGPHASLTAPLLDGLDWWGAKATFFVVGEMAGRHPQILKRVADSGHEVGNHSWDHTGYCRPSFADIDAVIEDVRRAHEAIVAVVGQAKAPRVMRPPYGWVDTFREDRIQHIAGLDYAVVGWDVDPRDWESPAKAIYDYVLLNTKPGVNILLHDIQKNTMVAMLGNFGGASLPGVASVGALRVLCTVYELVTVSQLAGVGKTYSKGGLTSRACPALAPSSPSN from the coding sequence ATGCCGCTGCCGCTGAGGAAGGGGGAGTTCCAGCAGGATTTCGATGTGATCATCCTCCAGATGTTGTTGAACATCGAGGGGAGTCCGGCCCGGAGGCTGAAACCTGACGGGCATTTCGGGGACGGGACCCTCGAGGCCGTCATCAAGTTCCAGAAGGCCCTCAGCCCGCCGGTGCCCCTAGAGACCCTCGGCATCGTGGACGAGCGGACGTGGCGGGAATTGCAGGCGAAGGTCGGCAGCCCGAGGATCGCCCTCACCTTCGACGACGGCCCCCACGCGAGCCTGACGGCGCCCCTGCTCGACGGGCTGGACTGGTGGGGGGCCAAGGCCACGTTCTTCGTCGTCGGCGAGATGGCGGGGCGCCATCCCCAGATCCTCAAGCGGGTCGCCGACTCGGGCCACGAGGTCGGCAACCATTCCTGGGACCACACGGGCTACTGCAGGCCGTCCTTCGCGGACATCGACGCGGTGATCGAGGACGTCAGGCGGGCCCACGAGGCGATCGTCGCGGTGGTGGGCCAGGCCAAGGCGCCCCGGGTGATGCGGCCGCCCTACGGGTGGGTCGACACCTTCCGGGAGGATCGGATCCAGCACATCGCGGGACTGGACTACGCCGTCGTCGGCTGGGACGTCGACCCGAGGGACTGGGAGAGCCCGGCGAAGGCGATCTACGATTACGTCCTGTTGAACACGAAGCCGGGTGTTAATATCCTGCTGCATGACATCCAGAAGAATACCATGGTCGCCATGCTCGGGAACTTCGGCGGGGCGAGCCTGCCCGGCGTGGCGTCGGTCGGGGCCCTCAGGGTCCTCTGCACCGTCTACGAGCTCGTCACCGTCTCCCAGTTGGCCGGGGTCGGCAAGACCTACTCCAAGGGTGGGCTGACGAGCCGGGCCTGCCCGGCCCTGGCGCCATCCTCCCCCTCGAACTGA